A single Opisthocomus hoazin isolate bOpiHoa1 chromosome 1, bOpiHoa1.hap1, whole genome shotgun sequence DNA region contains:
- the FKBP4 gene encoding peptidyl-prolyl cis-trans isomerase FKBP4 produces the protein MTAEEMKADGAPLEGADITPKRDEGVLKVVKREGSGTESPMIGDKVIVHYTGWLLDGTKFDSSLDRRDKFSFDLGKGEVIKAWDIAVATMKVGEICRITCKPEYAYGSAGSPPKIPPNATLIFEIELFEFKGEDLTDDEDGGIIRRIRKKGEGYSKPNEGALVEIQLEGRCGDRVFDRRELRFEIGEGDNYDLPHGLEKAIQKMEKSEESVFYLKPNYGFGSAGKEKFQIPPDAELQYEVKLKSFEKAKESWEMNTDEKLEQSSIVKERGTQYFKEGKYKRAALQYKKIVSWLEHESGLSDEEDTKAKSLRLAAHLNLAMCHLKLKEYSQALENCNKALELDSNNEKGLFRRGEAHLAVNDFELARGDFQKVIQLYPSNKAAKVQLVTCQQKIREQHEKEKKMYANMFQRLADKDLKSAATLQTAHTEDAEMKDEQNGVEDKSEVDTEA, from the exons ATGACGGCGGAGGAGATGAAAGCGGACGGGGCTCCCTTGGAGGGGGCGGACATCACCCCCAAGCGGGATGAGGGCGTCCTCAAG GTTGTCAAGAGAGAAGGCAGTGGGACAGAGTCTCCGATGATAGGCGATAAAGTGATTGTCCATTACACAGGATGGCTCCTTGATGGCACAAAATTTGACTCCAGTCTGGACAGAAGAGACAAATTTTCATTTGACTTGGGGAAAG GTGAGGTGATCAAAGCATGGGACATTGCTGTGGCCACTATGAAGGTTGGCGAAATCTGTCGGATTACGTGTAAACCAGAATACGCCTATGGCTCAGCTGGGAGCCCCCCAAAGATACCTCCCAACGCCACACTGATTTTTGAG ATAGAACTTTTTGAGTTCAAGGGGGAGGACCTCACTGATGATGAAGATGGTGGCATCATCCGAAGAATCCGTAAAAAAGGGGAAGGCTACTCCAAGCCCAACGAGGGTGCGCTTGTAGAGA TCCAGCTTGAAGGCCGATGTGGAGATCGTGTTTTTGACAGGCGGGAATTGCGGTTTGAAATCGGAGAAGGTGACAACTATGATCTTCCTCATGGTCTGGAGAAAGCAATTCAAAAAATGGAGAAATCAGAGGAATCTGTGTTCTATCTCAAACCCAA CTATGGTTTTGGAAGTGCTGGGAAGGAGAAATTTCAGATCCCTCCAGATGCAGAGCTACAGTATGAAGTGAAACTCAAAAGCTTTGAAAAG GCCAAGGAGTCTTGGGAAATGAACACAGATGAGAAGCTGGAACAAAGCTCCATTGTGAAGGAGAGAGGCACTCAGTACTTCAAG GAGGGGAAGTACAAACGGGCAGCATTACAGTATAAGAAGATTGTGTCATGGCTGGAGCATGAATCGGGACTCTCCGATGAGGAGGATACGAAAGCCAAAAGCTTGAGGCTTGCTGCCCACCTGAATCTAGCTATGTGCCATCTTAAGCTGAAGGAGTACTCCCAGGCTTTGGAGAACTGCAACAAG gcaCTGGAATTGGATAGCAACAATGAAAAAGGCCTTTTCCGGCGTGGAGAAGCGCACTTGGCTGTCAATGACTTTGAATTGGCCCGGGGAGATTTCCAAAAAGTGATACAACTTTATCCAAGCAACAAAGCTGCAAAAGTGCAACTGGTAACTTGCCAGCAAAAAATACGGGAGCagcatgagaaagagaaaaagatgtatGCCAACATGTTCCAAAGGCTTGCAGACAAAGACTTGAAG